The DNA segment ttattattctaccgtttatttgttcattgtatttagagatttattctcaattgattattcaATCTTCGAATGATAACTGCATGTCGTTCTTTGAATTGAATTGTCATACGgctgaattggtaaagttagagttttacctaaatgaaccaatcatagtagcaatcgataatataaattgagttagttttgtatttgaaagaatagattcagatttgacaacttgagattgtctttcatgtgacattaatacaaaattaattaggtttatttgagtcgaatgaacaaGTAATTTAGTTTCTGAATCGTCTACGCTGAGTGTCGGTTGGCTAAGGTCGGGTTTTTCTAATTCATCAGGCTGTCAATAGATTAAATCTTGACCGCTAAGGCAagaattatttattgattaggaactggTTATACGCGCGTGCTTGACCagtttaatattaaggaagaatactccaaaccgatccggtatgtgtataagagtctattttatctgtctgtgatcgatactgagtgaattacctACCTGCGAACCCCCTTGATCGGATTTCTCCAAAACATTGTTTACAAATCATATTTACTCttgctaattttattttatttgaaattctcaattggttaaatctcacaaatcaaaaccccttgtttatttactttgtttatttatcaagtcattattgttttgagtcagtaatattcccttgggttcgacatttgcttacccttgttacaaatccatatttcggtcaaataaagttatatttatctttggtggattcgacacccatcaggTACGTTGAAAATTTGGGGCAAAAATTAGAGAGGGATTCTTTGGCGGTATGTTGAATTTCGGGGTAATTATTTAGATAAAATAGTGAggataaaatatattattaatattataattaataaaatagtgAGAAtagtaaaatatgaaatttataaaatttataaaaaaatatgtattaatgagaataaaataaaaattaatttaataaataaattgttttgtGATTAATAATAAAGCATATAATTTATTCTCATTAAAGTTATTgaaattatgtttttaatgtgaattttttctattctcactatttttttctcattaatgcccatatttcttgtagtgaagATCTAATCAATCATACTAGCTGGGCAGAGAAAGAAGGGCCCGGGGGCCAGGTCCCTCTGGCCGCTGGAACCACCATGATCACGAATAGTTTCGGCATTCATGTCTCTATGAAATTTAAGGTTGTGGTGATTCTAGGTCCCTGTTTCCTAGAAATTTAGCTTGGATGCTATTAATAATCCCAAAATTGGCCCAGGTCCCGTTAAGTCTTCTCTAAatctaaaatttcaatttttttgggcATGTTTTGCTCTTTCTAAGTTCAAATTTCTAGTTTTTTTGGCTTGTTAGACCcttattaaatcaaaatttctatttttttttatttttgtctgTTAGGACtttcttaaatctaaatttctaatttttttcacCTATTAGGCACTCTCTAAATccgaattttttctattagacaccgatttagtaaaaaataaattttttttttatacaccACGTATAAAATCGGCCTCCAACCGAGCAATCTTGTATTCGTCACTGCATACCAACATCATTAAAAATTAATAGTGTAATAAacaattaaatatttactttttaacaACAATGTTTTTCATAAATTGATTCTAACATGTTAGGTgtgcatatttctttttatagCATCAATCTTTTCCATGAAATTAATTGCATGATATGATGTACCTCGTCATATGTATTTCGTCATCCTTTTTTCTTAATTTGATGCATTTCGTCACAAGTATTATATAAATTGTCGAATATAAGAAGCAATCCAAGAGTAGGCAAAGAAACACAAGAACACAACTCTTAACTCCCTCTCCATAATTATATCCATGgatttctctttctcttcttaTATTCAATTAATAGCTTTCCTAATTCTTCTATCTGGAGTTGCATTCATCAGAAAGCTCAAAACCACCACCGTCCCGGTACCGGAACCAGAAGGAGCATGGCCGTTGATCGGTCATCTTCATCTCCTAACAGCCAAAGAACCAGCCTGTAAAATCCTGGGAGCCATCGCTGATAAGTGCGGCCCTATTTTCTCACTCAGATTCGGCATCAACAAAATCGTGGTCGTAAGTGGTCAAGAATTGGTAAAACAATGTTTCACTACCAACGACGTCGTATTTGCAAATAGAGCCAGCATAGCTGCAGGTAAACACATGGGTTATAACAATGCAATTCTGGCATTAGCTCCATATGGTCAATACTGGAGAGACCTCAGAAAATTAGCCACTCTTCAGCTATTTTCAAATCACAGGCTTGAATTACTCAAACCTATCATATTATCAGAAATTAACATTTTCCTCAAAGATTTGTACCttgattataataataataatacgaATGCTATTAACATAAGTAAAATGTTTGAGATGTTAACGTTCAATATTAGCCTGAGGATGGTGGTTGGGAAGAGATTCTGTAGCAGTAAATATAGTGATGAAAACAGTGAAGCTTGGAGGTATAAAAAAGCTATTGAAGAAGCTTTATATTTAAGTGGGACATTTGTTTTGTCAGATGCGATTCCATGGCTTGAGTGGGTTGATTATGGAGGTTATATTAGTGCTATGAAAATGAATTCTAAGGAACTTGACACAGTCATTGAAGCTTGGCTTGATGagcatatcagtaaaaaagaaaaagttaacGGTGAAAGTGAAAGTGAAAGTGATTTTATGGATGTTTTGCTTTCAAATATTGATGAAGAAGCTGTGATGTCTGGCCATTCACGCCCTACTGTCATTAAAGCAACTTCTATGGTACGTATATCATACTTATGTCAATTTTAATTGCATCAACTTGCATTACATATACACATAATTGGCTGTTTATAAGTTAAAGTATGGTTCAAAACACCAGCCAGCTCAAATCACGAATCAATTGTGGCATGTTAGCGGCTTCCTGGCGTTCAACGCTGGAACCCACGAGTGCTCccagatttttattttttgcccATTGCCCACTCGCCATTCCATACCATCCCTGATCGCTTCTCTAGCCTTGCATAAGCTTCGCCAAAAATAACTCGGATTAGTGCTAGGCCTGCTGTGTAGCGGATCAGATTCAGGGTAATATTTGGCCTTCAGGATCCTTGCGCATAGTGAGTCGGGGTGCTTGATCAATCGCCACAGTTGTTTGGCAAGCAGAGCTATATTGAAGGAACTCAACCATTTAAAACCAATGCCACCATTTTTCTTGGATTTACAGACCGCGTCCCAGGCAAGCCAGTAAATGGGCTTTTTGGAATCCGTTCCGCCCCACCAGTAGCGACTAATCATACCCTGAATTTCCTGACAGAGGCTATCTGGCAACAGAAAACAAGACATAACATAGGTTGGGATGGATTGGACCACAGCCTTGATTAAAATCTCCTTACCACCTGCGGAGAGATATTTCTCCTCCCATCCTTTTAGCTTTCTCTGGATCCGTTCTTTAACACTGGAAAACACTGCTTTCTTACTGTGCCCAATAACTGTTGGGAGCCCAAGGTACTTGGGGAGGGCACCCGTGATTCTGACCCCTAGCCCTGTGGATATTGTGTCGCGCCTACCCAGCGGAACCCCTTGGCTGAAGGAAATTTCAGATTTTTCATAGTTGACTACTTGACCCGAGAAGATTTCATACAGCCCCAATATACTACGTAGCTTAGCAATTTCCGTAATTGTGGCTCTTCCGAATATTAAGGAATCATCGGCAAAAAACAAGTGAGATAAGCTTGGGCTTGTCCGTGTGACTTTAATACCGTGCAGCTCCCCAGCGATCTCAGCTTTCCTAATATTAGCAGACAGTGCTTCTGCGCATATGAGGAACAGATAGGGTGAAATAGGGTCCCCTTGTCGGAGACCTCTCTCTGGGAAAATCTTGCCCTCAGGTTGCCCATTAATTAGGAAACACATTGATACAGTAGACACACACACCATTATCAGCTGAATAAAATGATTGGGGAAATGCATATAATTCAAAACCTGTTCAAGAAAGGGTCATTCAATTCTGTCATAGGCCTTGCTCATATCTAGTTTCAGTGCGAAGTTGCCCATATTCCCCTTAATTCTGGTATTCATACTGTGGAATGCTTCAAATGCCAAGATAGCATTGTCAGTAATTAATCGGCCAGGCACGAAAGCAGACTGGGAGTCTGAGATGATACTGGGCAGAACCTTTTTCAGCCGGTTAGCAATAACCTTGGAGATTATTTTATACAGAACATTGCACAGGGCTATAGGTCGCATCTCCTTCATCGTAGCTGGGCTCTTTACTTTGGGAATCAGAGTGATGAAAGTATGGTTCAGCTCACTCAGCATAACGCAACTGTTCAGGCAGTCCAGGATCAGATTCGAGACTTCAGTTCCCACTGTCGCCCAGCACGATTGGTAGAAGAGCGGGGGCATTCCGTCGGGTCCTGGTGCCTTTGTCGGGTGCATTTGATTAAGTGCTTCCTCAATTTCAGCGCGGTGGAATGGAACGGAGAGCCTTCTTTGCTGTTCCTCTGTCAACTTATTATCAATAGCCTGGATATAGGATTCCCCTGATGGCGGGTCTGTGGTAGTGAACAGTTCGGAGAAATAAGCGAGCACCACAGATCGGATTCCATCATTCCCCTCTTTCCAATTCCCCTCTCTATCCTTTATCCGCTTCAACCTATTCGTCCGCCTTCTTGCGGAGCACTTCGCGTGGAAATATCCCGTATTTCTATCTCCAGATTTCATCCAGTCCGTCTTTGCCCTCTGACGCCATTTGATTTCCTCCCGTGTCTGCATTTCCGTTATCTCCTCAACCATTCGTGCTTCCTCAGTCGCACGTGTTGAATCGGCTGACCTCTGCACACTGTTTAATTTTTTCGTTAAGCTTTTTAGGTAGCTTTGCGAAAATTTAAACTGATCCCTGCTCCACTTACTAAGCCCATCTGCcactaatttgattttgttttgcACCGGCACCTCAGTCCGCGGGTTAGTCCAGAGATCATCGAGCTTAGACATGAAAGACTCGTCCCGAAGCCACATTGCTTCAAACCTGAAAACTTTGCTTCTTTGTCTCCCCAGATGGTCGTCTTTGTCACTAGTAATAAGAAGTGGGTTATGATCCGACGATATACGCGGTAAGGTTCGCACAAGGGTATGAGGGAAGATACCGATCCAGTCCAAATTTGCCACCACCCTGTCCAACTATTCTCAAATAGTATCAGCCCCGCGCCGATTGTTAGACCAGGTAAAATTGCCTTCTGCCAGTCCCAAATCAGTCAAATTGCAGCTTTCGAGACATTCCTGAAAATCTCTCATCTCCCTGTTATCCCTGACACGTCCTCCTTTTTTCTCTGAGGTCCACAGAATCTCATTGAAGTCTCCAAAACATAATAAAGGCAGAGATTCTATACTGTGCAAATGACGGATTAGTTCCCAGATGTGCCTTTTGTTTGCTCTCTCAGGCCATCCATATATCCCAGCCCCACGCCAACTCCCCTTATCCTCAGTTCTGACCACAAAATAGATACAATGCTGTGAATAGTTTCTAATCGTCACATCCAACTCCTTCTTCCATCCAAAAATCAAGCCCCCACTCATACCGACTGGATCCACAAAGAACAGATTGTAGGCAGTGAAAGACCGGTATAAGTAAGTGCAATCGTTTTTCCTTAATCTTGTTTCCATAAGAAAAAACATGTCTGGGCAATTTTCCCTCATTCTTATCTTGAGGGTTCGGAACGTCCATGAGTTACCCATCCCTTGGACGTTCCAGCTCATTATTTTCATTATGTAGGGTGGGGCCTGGTGTTGGCCTCCACCCTCTGGTCTGTACTTGCTAGAGCTTTTTTCAGGTTATGGTGTTGTTTTTCTGTCTCAGCCCCCTCCTCGCTTGTCTCTTCTCTTTGTCTCTTGTTTTTCGTAGAAGCCGTGCCTTGGTCCTGTGTTATAGGGGAGAGAACCTGAGGACCTTGCTTCCTAGCCAAGCTTTTCAACTTGAATTTTCTGACCCGAGACACTTCCCCAATTGTTCGCCCTTCTCTAGCGTTCATGAGATTTTGGAACGCCGGGGCGGTGCCTGTCGTATTGCTGGACTGCACATTATTATGCGATTGGGGTTCACTATTCATTTCCGACACTTCCTCCGTGCTACTATCCTTATCGAGACAATGCATCTCGACATCAGCACCTCCCAGCCCATCCGCCTGTTCTTCGCACAGGTCACCACGAAAGGGATTTTGTCTTCCATCCCTACGTACCTCTGTGTTTGGTTCTAGGCTATGATTAGTTGGTGCAAACACCATTGTTCTGGCCACCCTTTTTGGTCTATCTTCCTCGCTGTGGGAATTCTGTGTGGTATCAGCTTGTTTCTCCCCTATACCGTAAGACACAGTTCTGAGCTTCGTTGGTGATGCTCGCATTGAAGGATCATACAGCCATTCATCGTTTACCTCCCTAGCCAGCCCTGCTTCACAATCGTCATATACATGGCCAATGACTCCGCAGAGGTAGCAAAAGTTAGGCATCTTCTCATATTTGAAGGATACCCAAACCTCCTCCTCGTTTGTATCAAGTAGGAAGACCCCCCTTATCAGTCGTTTTGTCACATTTAGCCTGACTCTAACCCGCACATACTTTGCCCAGTTCTGTAAACTCTCACTGTCAATCATCATGAATTCCCCCACTCGCTCTGCCAGCTTTTGGATTGCTCCCTGTGTTCTGCAGTGTAACGGAACGTCGACTATTCGAATCCAGAATTCACACATATTCATCTGAAGCTGAGATAACTGGGTGATCCCGACCGGGTTGGCCAAAATAACCAGATGTCTATCGTAATGCCATGGCGAGTCTCGTAAGACTCGTTCC comes from the Euphorbia lathyris chromosome 5, ddEupLath1.1, whole genome shotgun sequence genome and includes:
- the LOC136229742 gene encoding dimethylnonatriene synthase-like — encoded protein: MDFSFSSYIQLIAFLILLSGVAFIRKLKTTTVPVPEPEGAWPLIGHLHLLTAKEPACKILGAIADKCGPIFSLRFGINKIVVVSGQELVKQCFTTNDVVFANRASIAAGKHMGYNNAILALAPYGQYWRDLRKLATLQLFSNHRLELLKPIILSEINIFLKDLYLDYNNNNTNAINISKMFEMLTFNISLRMVVGKRFCSSKYSDENSEAWRYKKAIEEALYLSGTFVLSDAIPWLEWVDYGGYISAMKMNSKELDTVIEAWLDEHISKKEKVNGESESESDFMDVLLSNIDEEAVMSGHSRPTVIKATSMILILTGAGSTAVTLTWILSLLLNNPKVLKAAQEEIDKQVGTSKWVEESDIQNLKYLQAIVKETLRLYPPGPLTGIREATEDCYIGKYHISKGTRLFVNLWQLHRDPQVWEDPGEFWPERFLTTHAHVDVKGQNFELIPFISGRRSCPAINFGLQLVHIALARLIQGFDLATVDGLAVDMKEGVGVDLPKVDPVEVIVKPRLGFELYNCL